A region from the Cystobacter ferrugineus genome encodes:
- a CDS encoding type VI secretion system Vgr family protein has product MVSRTAVVGSTSLFRFEVSGGAVPLRVVSFSGHEHLSNLYEFQLELACEDPALSFSDVVGQQALLTIEGERAPRHLHGIVSRFEQVGSKPRHTLYQATLVPLVWRLQHRRDSRIFQELSTPDILQEVLRRAGVSSEHFELRLSSSYEPRNYCVQYRESDWDFLCRLMEEDGIFHFFEHHEDKHVLVMGDAPGACQPIAGGEALVFRHERGLVTEVEQIVGFRFSEEIQPGRVSLRDFNFKKPQLAMDAGHEAERDTDLEVYDYPGEYQEPARGSSAKGGGIAKLRLEELQARRQVGQGESDCERLLPGAFFTLAEHARSDFNTRYLLTGVSHRGHQPQVLDEEAPSDAFSYSNSFSCISAKVPFRPPRRAPRPMVRGIQTAIVVGPAGEEIHVDEHGRVKVQFHWDREGQRDDRSSCWVRVSQPWGGESWGGMFIPRIGQEVVVDFIEGDPDRPLITGRVYNGVNPPPHPLPDQKTKSSLRTNSSPGGGGFNELRFEDKKGAEQVFMHAQRNMDVHVKNDSLEDILNDRHQTIGRDQNERVKRDQSLKVHRHRQEHIGGDAKLLVGGIDGAGNQDIHVKASRKEKVDADSHLTIVGKRNEQVGDTWSITLGNDLQVKVGVNHALSAGNEIHLSAPTVVIEATQGLTLKVGANFITLNQASISVMGTVLNLNSGGAPLDGQGVKPVKPQEPADAQPTEPTPADGG; this is encoded by the coding sequence ATGGTCTCACGTACCGCCGTGGTGGGGAGCACGTCCTTGTTCCGGTTCGAGGTCTCTGGCGGCGCGGTGCCGCTGCGTGTCGTGAGCTTCTCCGGACACGAGCACCTGTCGAACCTCTATGAGTTCCAGCTCGAGCTGGCCTGCGAGGATCCAGCGTTGAGCTTCTCGGACGTGGTGGGCCAGCAGGCCCTGCTGACGATCGAGGGCGAGCGGGCACCTCGCCACTTGCACGGCATCGTCTCGCGTTTCGAGCAGGTGGGGAGCAAGCCGCGCCACACCCTCTACCAGGCCACGTTGGTGCCCCTGGTGTGGCGCCTCCAGCACCGGCGGGACAGCCGCATCTTCCAGGAGCTCTCCACCCCGGACATCCTCCAGGAGGTGTTGCGCCGGGCGGGCGTCTCCAGTGAGCACTTCGAGCTGCGGCTGAGCAGCAGCTATGAGCCACGCAACTACTGTGTGCAGTACCGCGAGTCCGACTGGGACTTTCTCTGCCGGCTCATGGAGGAGGACGGCATCTTCCATTTCTTCGAGCACCACGAGGACAAGCACGTGCTCGTCATGGGAGATGCCCCGGGAGCATGCCAGCCCATCGCGGGCGGCGAGGCACTCGTCTTCCGCCACGAACGTGGGCTCGTCACCGAGGTGGAGCAGATTGTCGGCTTTCGCTTCTCGGAGGAGATCCAGCCGGGGCGGGTGAGCCTGCGCGACTTCAACTTCAAGAAGCCTCAACTGGCCATGGACGCCGGGCATGAGGCCGAGCGGGACACGGACCTGGAGGTGTATGACTATCCGGGCGAGTACCAGGAGCCGGCGCGGGGCTCCTCGGCCAAGGGGGGAGGCATCGCGAAGCTGCGGCTGGAGGAGTTGCAGGCCCGGCGCCAGGTGGGCCAGGGCGAGAGTGATTGCGAGCGGCTGCTCCCGGGCGCCTTCTTCACCCTCGCCGAGCACGCCCGGAGTGACTTCAACACCCGCTATCTGCTCACGGGCGTGAGCCACCGGGGCCACCAGCCGCAGGTGCTGGACGAGGAGGCGCCCTCCGATGCGTTCAGCTACTCCAACTCCTTCTCCTGTATTTCCGCGAAGGTGCCCTTCCGGCCGCCCCGGCGCGCACCGCGTCCCATGGTGCGAGGCATCCAGACGGCCATCGTCGTGGGCCCCGCGGGCGAGGAGATCCACGTCGACGAGCATGGCCGGGTGAAGGTCCAGTTCCACTGGGACCGGGAGGGCCAGCGCGACGACAGGAGCTCCTGTTGGGTTCGGGTGAGCCAGCCCTGGGGCGGTGAATCCTGGGGCGGCATGTTCATTCCACGCATCGGCCAGGAGGTCGTCGTCGACTTCATCGAGGGCGATCCGGACCGTCCCCTCATCACCGGACGCGTCTACAACGGGGTCAACCCCCCGCCCCATCCCCTGCCGGATCAGAAGACGAAGAGCAGCCTCCGGACGAACTCGTCGCCGGGCGGAGGGGGCTTCAACGAGCTGCGCTTCGAGGACAAGAAGGGCGCCGAGCAGGTGTTCATGCATGCCCAGCGCAACATGGACGTGCACGTCAAGAACGACTCCCTGGAAGACATCCTCAACGACAGACACCAGACCATCGGCAGGGATCAAAACGAGCGGGTGAAGCGGGACCAGAGCCTCAAGGTGCACCGCCACCGCCAGGAGCACATCGGCGGGGACGCGAAGCTGCTGGTGGGGGGCATTGACGGAGCGGGCAACCAGGACATCCACGTCAAGGCGAGCCGCAAGGAGAAGGTGGACGCGGACAGCCACCTCACGATCGTCGGCAAGCGCAACGAGCAGGTGGGTGACACCTGGTCCATCACCCTCGGCAATGACTTGCAGGTGAAGGTGGGCGTCAATCACGCGCTGTCGGCGGGCAATGAGATCCACCTGAGCGCCCCCACGGTGGTGATTGAAGCGACCCAGGGGCTGACGCTGAAGGTGGGGGCCAACTTCATCACCCTGAACCAGGCCAGCATCTCGGTGATGGGGACGGTGCTCAACCTCAACAGCGGGGGCGCGCCGCTCGACGGCCAGGGAGTGAAACCCGTCAAGCCGCAGGAGCCCGCGGACGCGCAGCCCACCGAGCCGACGCCCGCGGACGGCGGGTGA
- a CDS encoding RHS repeat-associated core domain-containing protein — MLAVKHLDPVLGVDIHFIITPPGAVVPIPHPHIGIVFDPFDYLPLIGATVKVNGLPRAQAGTGGRTLPPHFPIGGVFARPPGNENETFMGSSTVVVEDEPFTYMLLPVLSCQDIGMPSPPRKKGPGAKTLLLPLSIALSIPAGPPVFVGGPPTISLMGLGMRLAMGGLLKGLKKLRRVQQGSLRMRKLSDRIHRKAASVMDKLGLSQRARDRVHKALCTLTGHPVDVVTGRVVTEATDWELPGPIPLRFTRHYSSSLGWRDTAMGYGWCHSLDLAVWEEDGRVVYRAEDGRELEFDTTGFPRKRIPVGARLYSPVDRLTLRRVGELRWEVEAAEGLTHELRLVPGERQTGMCRVVRTYDRVGHSIAYEYDARGMLEWVVDSARRRLRFTHDARGRLVGTWLPHPSQPGLLPYNRYTYSDTGDLTEACDPMGYTTRYAYARHLLVREQDRTGLSFYFEYDGEDSKAWCVHTWGDGGIYDHRLRYDKQGRVTEVTNSLGHTTTYESDGRGVVVKEVDPLGSEWCYSFDEFLRLVSVVDPLGHENRHTYDGRGNLTETTSPDGARLRIEYNHQDNPTSATDACGGHWSWTYDTRGRLLTQLNPMGERSAYGWQDGLLVTLSSPDGTCTRFTHDAEGNMASIHWPDGSTTHYKHDRMGRLLEERDPRGAVRRLRHDLQGRVLEMNEDDGNCRRLTWDPEGNLLEGRDHHRHVRFSYWGFHKLASSEEHGTRSELHYDTECQLREVKNGRGESVRLNLDACGRVVEEHGFDGGIWHYRWDGSSRLLEAMRPSGKREWFEYDAAGRVSVIRFADGAQHCFKYRIDGALLEASNEFGVVRFERDGLGRLLREWQDKEWIESRYDKMGRRIQMESSLGMRESMVYDNAGSVASISIGPARRPRHIDFRRDAAGTEVERHLPGGAKVLTALDALGRPVSQRLMSPRGTLRDRSYTWQPGSFLESLSDMAHGQTRYHHDERGHLVAARYPDGTVEHRASDASGNLYRSPSRQDRKYGPGGVLLEAGGTHYSYDADGNLIEKNSATGAQWKYHYDGAGQLKEVRRPDGTCVSFSYDALGRRTVKRWADVEVQWIWDRDVLLHEQGKEGSLTTWFFEPDSHRPLAKTQGDECFALVGDPIGTPISLVDEAGQLAWKAVLDIYGKAHVEVARTTCPWRWPGQYEDAETGLYYNRFRYYDPESGRYISKDPLGLAGGLNPYAYTRTPLTLIDPLGLLEEFGIAPYASTLHKKDGFDAHELLQSAWLEHNHSGYKGRDKGMGRKNPAMALDPDFHSKVTAAQRAKGLHDADSLKKMSAMENILTNAEILEKEMIKDGMDPRKANKLARQLKVKATRFARLNGCTGRIP; from the coding sequence ATGCTCGCGGTGAAGCACCTGGACCCCGTGCTGGGCGTGGACATCCACTTCATCATCACCCCGCCCGGGGCGGTGGTGCCCATTCCCCACCCGCATATTGGCATCGTGTTCGACCCGTTCGACTACCTGCCTCTCATCGGGGCGACGGTGAAGGTGAACGGGCTGCCCCGGGCGCAGGCGGGCACGGGCGGGCGCACGCTGCCCCCGCACTTCCCTATTGGAGGCGTGTTCGCCAGGCCCCCGGGTAACGAGAACGAGACGTTCATGGGCAGCTCCACGGTGGTGGTGGAGGACGAGCCCTTCACCTACATGCTGCTGCCGGTGTTGAGCTGCCAGGACATCGGCATGCCCTCGCCACCGCGTAAGAAGGGGCCGGGGGCGAAGACGCTGCTGTTGCCCCTGTCCATCGCGCTGTCCATTCCCGCCGGGCCCCCTGTCTTCGTGGGAGGGCCGCCCACCATCTCCCTGATGGGCTTGGGGATGAGGCTGGCGATGGGGGGCCTGCTCAAGGGCCTGAAGAAGCTGCGCCGGGTGCAGCAGGGCAGCCTGAGGATGAGGAAGCTGTCGGACCGCATCCACCGCAAGGCGGCCAGCGTCATGGACAAGCTGGGGTTGAGCCAGCGCGCCCGCGACAGGGTGCACAAGGCCCTCTGCACGCTGACGGGGCACCCGGTGGACGTGGTGACGGGGCGGGTGGTGACGGAGGCGACGGACTGGGAGTTGCCGGGGCCCATTCCGTTGCGTTTCACCCGCCACTACTCCTCCAGCCTGGGGTGGCGGGACACGGCGATGGGGTACGGGTGGTGCCACTCGTTGGACCTCGCGGTGTGGGAGGAAGATGGGCGGGTGGTGTACCGGGCGGAGGATGGGCGGGAGCTCGAGTTCGACACCACGGGCTTCCCCAGGAAGCGGATACCCGTGGGCGCACGGCTCTACTCACCCGTGGACAGGTTGACGCTGCGGCGGGTGGGCGAGCTGCGCTGGGAGGTGGAAGCGGCGGAGGGCCTCACGCACGAGTTGCGGCTCGTCCCCGGGGAACGGCAGACCGGCATGTGCCGGGTGGTCCGCACGTACGACCGGGTGGGGCACTCGATTGCCTACGAGTATGACGCACGGGGCATGCTGGAGTGGGTGGTAGACAGCGCGCGTCGACGCCTGCGCTTCACTCACGACGCACGGGGACGGTTGGTGGGCACATGGCTGCCGCATCCGTCGCAACCTGGATTATTGCCCTACAACCGGTACACGTACTCGGACACGGGAGACCTGACAGAGGCTTGCGACCCGATGGGGTACACCACGCGCTATGCCTATGCAAGGCATCTGCTCGTCCGCGAGCAAGATCGCACCGGACTGAGCTTCTACTTCGAATATGACGGAGAGGACTCGAAAGCCTGGTGCGTCCACACATGGGGTGATGGAGGCATCTACGATCATCGCCTGCGCTACGACAAGCAGGGCCGGGTCACCGAGGTGACGAACTCACTGGGCCATACCACCACGTACGAGTCGGATGGGCGCGGAGTTGTCGTGAAGGAGGTGGATCCGCTTGGCAGTGAATGGTGCTATTCATTCGATGAATTCCTGCGCCTGGTTTCTGTCGTGGATCCGCTTGGCCACGAAAACCGGCACACTTATGACGGTCGCGGCAACCTGACGGAGACGACGAGTCCAGATGGTGCCAGACTCAGAATCGAATACAACCATCAAGACAACCCCACCAGTGCCACGGACGCCTGCGGCGGGCACTGGAGCTGGACGTACGATACTCGTGGCCGGCTCCTGACCCAGCTCAACCCAATGGGTGAACGGAGTGCCTATGGTTGGCAGGATGGCTTGCTTGTCACGCTATCCTCGCCGGATGGAACATGCACCCGATTCACCCATGATGCCGAAGGCAATATGGCCTCGATCCATTGGCCAGACGGCAGCACGACCCATTACAAGCACGACCGGATGGGGCGATTGCTCGAGGAACGGGATCCTCGCGGCGCGGTCAGGCGATTGCGCCATGATCTACAGGGCCGTGTGCTCGAGATGAACGAGGACGATGGCAACTGCCGCCGGCTCACCTGGGATCCCGAGGGAAATCTGCTCGAGGGACGAGATCATCACCGCCATGTCCGTTTTTCCTACTGGGGTTTCCACAAACTGGCCTCGAGCGAAGAACACGGAACCAGGTCCGAGTTGCACTACGACACCGAATGCCAACTGCGTGAGGTCAAGAATGGGCGGGGAGAGAGCGTACGCCTGAACCTCGATGCTTGCGGCCGTGTCGTGGAGGAGCATGGATTCGATGGTGGTATCTGGCATTATCGCTGGGATGGGAGCAGCAGGCTCCTGGAGGCCATGCGACCAAGTGGCAAGCGGGAATGGTTCGAGTATGATGCCGCTGGCCGAGTGAGCGTGATCCGTTTCGCCGATGGAGCCCAGCACTGCTTCAAATATCGTATCGATGGCGCTCTCCTCGAGGCCTCCAACGAATTCGGAGTGGTCCGATTCGAACGTGATGGATTGGGCCGCCTGCTTCGCGAGTGGCAGGACAAAGAATGGATTGAGTCCCGCTATGACAAGATGGGCCGCCGCATCCAGATGGAGTCTTCGCTGGGTATGCGCGAGTCCATGGTCTACGACAATGCGGGGAGCGTGGCCTCCATATCCATCGGTCCAGCCAGGCGCCCGAGACATATTGATTTCCGCAGAGATGCGGCGGGAACCGAGGTCGAGCGGCATCTCCCGGGAGGAGCGAAGGTCCTCACAGCTCTGGACGCGCTGGGGCGGCCAGTGTCACAACGCCTCATGAGCCCGAGAGGAACCCTGCGCGACAGAAGTTATACCTGGCAGCCTGGTAGCTTCTTGGAATCCCTCTCCGACATGGCGCATGGTCAGACCCGGTATCATCATGATGAACGTGGACACCTTGTGGCGGCCCGGTACCCGGACGGCACCGTCGAGCATCGAGCGTCCGACGCATCGGGCAATCTCTATCGGAGTCCTTCACGCCAGGACCGGAAATACGGTCCCGGGGGAGTCCTGCTCGAGGCTGGGGGTACCCACTACAGCTATGATGCCGATGGCAACTTGATCGAGAAGAACTCGGCCACCGGTGCTCAGTGGAAGTACCACTACGATGGCGCTGGCCAGCTGAAGGAGGTCCGCCGCCCCGATGGAACTTGCGTCTCCTTCAGCTATGACGCCCTGGGCCGGAGGACCGTCAAACGCTGGGCAGATGTAGAGGTCCAGTGGATATGGGACCGGGACGTCCTCCTACACGAGCAGGGCAAGGAGGGATCACTCACCACCTGGTTCTTCGAGCCCGATTCACATCGCCCCCTTGCCAAGACGCAGGGCGACGAATGCTTCGCCCTCGTGGGAGATCCCATCGGGACCCCCATCTCTCTCGTTGACGAGGCCGGGCAGCTCGCATGGAAGGCAGTACTCGACATCTATGGTAAGGCCCATGTCGAAGTCGCGCGGACCACATGCCCATGGCGGTGGCCCGGGCAGTACGAGGACGCAGAGACGGGTCTCTACTACAATAGATTCCGCTACTATGACCCGGAGTCGGGGCGCTACATTTCAAAGGATCCTCTCGGCCTCGCAGGCGGGCTCAATCCCTATGCCTACACGCGGACCCCGCTGACCCTGATCGACCCGCTCGGTCTTCTCGAGGAATTCGGTATCGCTCCTTATGCCTCCACGCTACACAAGAAAGATGGATTCGACGCACACGAGCTGCTCCAATCGGCATGGCTCGAGCACAACCATTCAGGCTACAAGGGCCGCGACAAGGGCATGGGTCGCAAGAATCCCGCCATGGCACTCGATCCGGACTTCCATTCCAAGGTCACTGCCGCTCAGAGAGCCAAGGGTCTTCACGATGCTGACTCATTGAAGAAGATGTCGGCAATGGAGAACATCCTGACCAACGCGGAGATACTCGAAAAAGAGATGATCAAAGACGGAATGGATCCAAGAAAAGCAAACAAGCTCGCCAGACAGCTCAAGGTAAAAGCGACACGCTTCGCGCGGCTGAATGGATGCACTGGAAGAATCCCATGA
- a CDS encoding DUF6531 domain-containing protein, giving the protein MLAVKHLDPVLGVDIHFIITPPGAVVPIPHPHIGIVFDPFDYLPLIGATVKVNGLPRAQAGTGGRTLPPHFPIGGVFARPPGNENETFMGSSTVVVEDEPFTYMLLPVLSCQDIGLPSPPRKKGPGAKTLLLPLSIALSIPAGPPVFVGGPPTISLMGLGMRLAMGGLLKGLKKLRRVQQGSLRMRKLSDRIHRKAASVMDKLGLSQRARDRVHKALCTLTGHPVDVVTGRVVTEATDWELPGPIPLRFTRHYSSSLGWRDTALGYGWSHSLDLAVWEEDGRVVYRAEDGRELEFDTTGFPRKRMPVGARLYSPVDRLTLLRVGELRWEVEAAEGLTHELRQVPGERRAGVCRVVRTRNRAGHSVEYEYDGQGRLRWVRDSAGRRVLFESDAAGRLIRVALPHPREPGQVTHNRYVYSEAGHLLEARDALDQAMRYAYEGALLVRETDRTGLSFHFEYDGQGPDAWCLRTWGDGGIFHHRLRYDRQAGVTEVTDSLGHTTTYESDGRGVVVREVDALGGEKRKEYDEALRLVAETDALGHTTRYEYDARGNRTKVEGPDGATVTVRYNARNQPEEATDTNGGKWRWRYDAQGQRLEETNPLGETRRYEYADGLQVAEVGGGGERTEYGYDENRNLTRVHLPTGGQVRLSYDRRGRRVALRDARGGGERVQYDLLDRPVRMEGPGGEVLESRYDAEGNLLEVKGPLRQVRLGYEGFHWPAFREEAGTRLSWRHDAEGRLVEVTNEAGEVYRFTRDALGQVVREEGFDGAAWQYQHDAGGRLTRAIQPSGRTRHLSYDKAGRLKRVEYGDGTFSAFRYRADGALVEAENESGKVALERDALGRVVADKQAHGEVTSRYSPAGHRVEVESTLGAHQKLLRDALGSVRGVTYSSPGRPEWAVRMERDAGGLEVARWMPGGVETTWKHDEAGRPTERRTLVGGGSVTRRTWRWRPEGQLAAMSDAAHGSTEYLHDVRGRLVGERRPDGSLLHRTMDVVGNLYRQPGREDRRYGPGGRLREADGIHYTHDADGNLTEKQTPQGTWRYAWNGAGLLREVQRPDGQRVLMDYDALARRTRKVVLSAEAEDLSAPGSQVRFVWDGHIPLHEVASSEELTTWLFEPESFSPLAKEDTTGRYAVVTDHLGTPTEMYDELGQLAWRMQLDAFGVGKTDVALRHCPWRWPGQYEDEETGLLYNRFRYYDAYAGRYLSQDPLGLDAGPSLYGYPADPLSVTDPLGLKSCNLNSNTSTSKFGIYEIEVNGNLHKIGKADLNRTTISSGLPTRLHQQVRKLEKIYGKGNVVGRVVEDLGETTTAKAKAAETARLQAVFDKTKTVPPGNQKSFKP; this is encoded by the coding sequence ATGCTCGCGGTGAAGCACCTGGACCCCGTGCTGGGCGTGGACATCCACTTCATCATCACCCCACCGGGGGCGGTGGTGCCCATTCCCCACCCGCATATTGGCATCGTGTTCGACCCGTTCGACTACCTGCCTCTCATCGGGGCGACGGTGAAGGTGAACGGGCTGCCCCGGGCGCAGGCGGGCACGGGCGGGCGCACGCTGCCCCCGCACTTCCCCATTGGAGGCGTGTTCGCCAGGCCCCCGGGTAACGAGAACGAGACGTTCATGGGCAGCTCCACGGTGGTGGTGGAGGACGAGCCCTTCACCTACATGCTGCTGCCGGTGTTGAGCTGCCAGGACATCGGCCTGCCCTCGCCACCGCGTAAGAAGGGGCCGGGGGCGAAGACGCTGCTGTTGCCCCTGTCCATCGCGCTGTCCATTCCCGCCGGGCCCCCGGTGTTCGTGGGAGGGCCGCCCACCATCTCCCTGATGGGCTTGGGGATGAGGCTGGCGATGGGGGGCCTGCTCAAGGGCCTGAAGAAGCTGCGCCGGGTGCAGCAGGGCAGCCTGAGGATGAGGAAGCTGTCGGACCGCATCCACCGCAAGGCGGCCAGCGTCATGGACAAGCTGGGGTTGAGCCAGCGCGCCCGCGACAGGGTGCACAAGGCCCTCTGCACGCTGACGGGGCACCCGGTGGACGTGGTGACGGGGCGGGTGGTGACGGAGGCGACGGACTGGGAGTTGCCGGGGCCCATTCCGTTGCGCTTCACCCGCCACTACTCCTCCAGCCTGGGGTGGCGGGACACGGCGCTGGGCTACGGGTGGAGCCACTCGTTGGACCTCGCGGTGTGGGAGGAAGACGGGCGGGTGGTGTACCGGGCGGAGGATGGGCGGGAGCTCGAGTTCGACACCACGGGCTTTCCCAGGAAGCGGATGCCCGTGGGCGCACGGCTCTACTCCCCCGTGGACAGGTTGACGCTGCTGCGGGTGGGCGAGCTGCGCTGGGAGGTGGAAGCGGCGGAGGGCCTCACGCACGAGCTGCGACAGGTGCCTGGGGAGCGGAGGGCGGGCGTATGCCGGGTGGTCCGCACGCGCAACCGAGCAGGTCACTCGGTGGAATACGAATATGACGGACAGGGCCGGCTGCGGTGGGTGAGGGACAGCGCGGGCCGACGGGTGCTCTTCGAGAGCGACGCGGCGGGACGCCTCATCCGGGTGGCGCTGCCACATCCACGCGAGCCAGGACAGGTGACGCACAACCGCTATGTGTACTCAGAGGCGGGGCACCTGCTGGAGGCGCGGGACGCCCTGGACCAGGCCATGCGCTACGCCTACGAGGGCGCGCTGCTGGTCCGGGAGACGGACAGGACGGGACTCTCCTTCCACTTCGAGTACGACGGACAAGGGCCGGACGCCTGGTGCCTGCGCACGTGGGGGGACGGCGGCATCTTCCACCACCGGCTGCGCTACGACAGACAGGCCGGCGTCACCGAGGTAACGGATTCGCTGGGCCACACCACCACGTACGAATCGGATGGACGCGGCGTGGTGGTGAGGGAGGTGGACGCCCTGGGTGGAGAGAAGCGCAAGGAGTACGACGAGGCGCTGCGCCTGGTGGCGGAGACGGACGCGCTGGGTCACACCACGCGCTACGAATACGACGCACGGGGCAATCGCACGAAGGTGGAGGGGCCGGACGGTGCCACGGTGACGGTGCGCTACAACGCCCGTAACCAGCCCGAAGAGGCGACCGACACCAACGGGGGCAAGTGGCGCTGGCGCTACGACGCGCAAGGCCAGCGGTTGGAGGAAACCAACCCCCTGGGGGAGACGCGACGCTACGAGTACGCGGACGGACTCCAGGTGGCGGAGGTGGGCGGAGGCGGCGAGCGAACGGAGTATGGGTATGACGAGAACCGCAACCTGACTCGGGTCCATCTCCCCACGGGAGGACAGGTGCGCCTGTCGTATGACCGGCGGGGTCGGAGGGTGGCACTACGAGACGCGCGCGGTGGCGGGGAGCGGGTGCAGTACGACTTGCTGGACAGGCCCGTACGGATGGAAGGGCCCGGCGGAGAGGTGCTCGAGAGCCGTTACGACGCGGAGGGCAACCTGCTGGAGGTGAAGGGGCCCCTGCGGCAGGTACGTTTGGGCTACGAGGGCTTCCACTGGCCCGCCTTCCGCGAGGAGGCGGGTACCCGCCTGAGCTGGCGCCATGACGCCGAGGGCCGGCTGGTGGAGGTGACGAACGAGGCGGGAGAAGTGTACCGCTTCACCCGGGACGCCCTGGGGCAGGTGGTGCGCGAGGAGGGCTTCGACGGAGCCGCCTGGCAATACCAGCACGACGCGGGTGGACGGCTGACGCGGGCCATTCAACCCAGCGGGCGGACACGACACCTGTCCTATGACAAGGCCGGGCGATTGAAGCGGGTGGAGTACGGCGATGGCACCTTCAGCGCCTTCCGCTATCGAGCGGACGGGGCGCTGGTGGAGGCGGAGAACGAGTCGGGCAAGGTGGCCCTGGAGCGAGACGCGCTCGGGCGGGTGGTGGCCGACAAGCAGGCGCACGGAGAGGTGACCTCGCGCTACTCGCCAGCGGGCCACCGGGTGGAGGTGGAGAGCACGCTGGGCGCACACCAGAAGTTGCTGCGGGACGCGCTGGGCTCGGTGCGAGGGGTGACCTACTCCTCACCGGGCAGGCCGGAGTGGGCCGTACGCATGGAGCGGGATGCGGGCGGGCTGGAGGTGGCGCGATGGATGCCGGGCGGCGTGGAGACCACCTGGAAGCACGATGAGGCTGGCCGCCCGACCGAGCGACGCACGCTGGTGGGGGGCGGCTCGGTGACCCGACGTACCTGGCGCTGGCGGCCCGAGGGGCAGTTGGCGGCCATGTCCGACGCGGCGCACGGCTCCACCGAATACCTCCATGACGTCCGGGGACGGCTGGTGGGGGAGCGGCGGCCCGACGGCAGTCTCCTGCACCGGACCATGGACGTGGTGGGCAACCTCTACCGCCAACCGGGACGGGAGGACAGGCGCTATGGCCCGGGCGGGCGCCTGCGCGAGGCGGACGGCATCCACTACACCCATGACGCCGACGGCAACCTGACGGAGAAGCAAACACCCCAAGGCACCTGGCGCTATGCCTGGAATGGAGCGGGCCTGCTGCGCGAGGTGCAACGGCCGGATGGCCAGCGCGTGCTCATGGACTATGACGCGCTGGCTCGACGCACCCGGAAGGTCGTGCTGAGCGCGGAGGCGGAGGACCTCTCAGCCCCCGGAAGCCAGGTGCGTTTCGTATGGGACGGGCACATTCCCCTGCACGAGGTGGCCTCTTCCGAGGAACTCACCACCTGGCTGTTCGAGCCCGAGAGCTTCTCCCCTCTCGCAAAGGAGGACACCACCGGGCGTTATGCCGTGGTGACCGACCATCTGGGCACCCCTACCGAGATGTACGACGAACTGGGGCAACTCGCCTGGCGCATGCAGTTGGACGCCTTCGGAGTGGGCAAAACCGACGTGGCCCTGCGGCACTGCCCCTGGCGCTGGCCGGGACAGTACGAGGACGAGGAAACAGGCCTCCTCTACAACCGCTTCCGCTACTACGACGCGTACGCCGGGCGCTACCTCAGCCAGGACCCCCTTGGGCTTGACGCTGGGCCCAGCCTCTATGGCTACCCTGCTGATCCCCTATCCGTCACTGACCCATTGGGGCTCAAGTCGTGTAACCTGAACAGCAATACCTCGACTTCAAAATTTGGAATCTACGAGATCGAAGTCAATGGTAATTTGCATAAAATTGGAAAAGCCGACCTGAATCGTACGACAATAAGTTCTGGACTCCCGACGAGGCTCCATCAACAAGTGAGGAAGTTGGAGAAGATCTATGGAAAAGGCAACGTGGTGGGCCGGGTGGTAGAAGATCTGGGCGAGACCACGACGGCGAAGGCCAAGGCAGCGGAAACAGCACGTCTCCAAGCTGTTTTCGACAAAACCAAGACAGTTCCTCCAGGCAACCAAAAGAGCTTCAAGCCATGA